One Acanthochromis polyacanthus isolate Apoly-LR-REF ecotype Palm Island chromosome 6, KAUST_Apoly_ChrSc, whole genome shotgun sequence DNA segment encodes these proteins:
- the LOC127534585 gene encoding LHFPL tetraspan subfamily member 3 protein-like isoform X2 produces the protein MSASPALSDLSRLYQTEFVRSARAVGVLWAVCSLCFAIIQVVILVQPSWIGTADVRPPQPSGTLGLFEVCLESDWPVPDCRGGLSSLSPLPSFQSVAVLVGVSLWAVWTSVLCLCLFRFCSAATVYKICAWLQLTAGFCLALACLLFPDSWESPEMRALCGDSVGSFSPGNCSVHWAYILAILGVLDYAILATLAFVLANRQDALLPPDSQDVTTGLLMTA, from the exons ATGTCGGCGTCTCCCGCCCTCTCCGACCTTTCCCGCCTCTACCAGACGGAGTTTGTTCGCAGTGCCAGAGCCGTGGGCGTCCTCTGGGCCGTCTGCTCGCTCTGCTTCGCCATCATCCAGGTGGTCATCCTGGTGCAGCCGTCCTGGATCGGCACCGCGGACGTCCGGCCTCCGCAGCCCAGCGGCACCCTGGGATTGTTTGAG GTATGTCTGGAGTCTGATTGGCCGGTCCCAGACTGTCGTGGCGGTCTGTCCAGTCTGTCTCCTCTGCCGTCCTTCCAGTCGGTGGCAGTGTTGGTGGGTGTGTCTCTGTGGGCGGTGTGGACCAGCgtcctctgtctctgtctcttcaGGTTCTGCAGCGCTGCAACCGTCTACAAGATCTGCGCCTGGCTGCAGCTGACTGCAG ggTTCTGCCTGGCGCTGGCCTGCCTCCTGTTTCCAGACTCGTGGGAGAGTCCAGAGATGAGAGCTCTTTGTGGTGACTCG GTGGGCAGTTTCTCTCCAGGTAACTGTTCGGTGCACTGGGCCTACATCCTGGCCATCCTGGGAGTTCTTGATTATGCCATCTTGGCCACGCTGGCCTTTGTCCTGGCCAACAGACAGGATGCGCTGCTGCCGCCAGATTCCCAGGACG TGACCACGGGTCTGCTGATGACGGCATGA
- the LOC127534585 gene encoding LHFPL tetraspan subfamily member 3 protein-like isoform X1: MSASPALSDLSRLYQTEFVRSARAVGVLWAVCSLCFAIIQVVILVQPSWIGTADVRPPQPSGTLGLFEVCLESDWPVPDCRGGLSSLSPLPSFQSVAVLVGVSLWAVWTSVLCLCLFRFCSAATVYKICAWLQLTAGFCLALACLLFPDSWESPEMRALCGDSVRTNTVRAECWGTDKVHVGSFSPGNCSVHWAYILAILGVLDYAILATLAFVLANRQDALLPPDSQDVTTGLLMTA, translated from the exons ATGTCGGCGTCTCCCGCCCTCTCCGACCTTTCCCGCCTCTACCAGACGGAGTTTGTTCGCAGTGCCAGAGCCGTGGGCGTCCTCTGGGCCGTCTGCTCGCTCTGCTTCGCCATCATCCAGGTGGTCATCCTGGTGCAGCCGTCCTGGATCGGCACCGCGGACGTCCGGCCTCCGCAGCCCAGCGGCACCCTGGGATTGTTTGAG GTATGTCTGGAGTCTGATTGGCCGGTCCCAGACTGTCGTGGCGGTCTGTCCAGTCTGTCTCCTCTGCCGTCCTTCCAGTCGGTGGCAGTGTTGGTGGGTGTGTCTCTGTGGGCGGTGTGGACCAGCgtcctctgtctctgtctcttcaGGTTCTGCAGCGCTGCAACCGTCTACAAGATCTGCGCCTGGCTGCAGCTGACTGCAG ggTTCTGCCTGGCGCTGGCCTGCCTCCTGTTTCCAGACTCGTGGGAGAGTCCAGAGATGAGAGCTCTTTGTGGTGACTCGGTGAGGACAAACACTGTGAGGGCTGAATGTTGGGGAACAGATAAAGTTCAT GTGGGCAGTTTCTCTCCAGGTAACTGTTCGGTGCACTGGGCCTACATCCTGGCCATCCTGGGAGTTCTTGATTATGCCATCTTGGCCACGCTGGCCTTTGTCCTGGCCAACAGACAGGATGCGCTGCTGCCGCCAGATTCCCAGGACG TGACCACGGGTCTGCTGATGACGGCATGA